The Aureimonas mangrovi genome contains the following window.
GGGGGCGGATCCCGCGTCGGTGGTGGATCCGCAGCTGCGTCTGCGCGGCCTTTCGGGCTTGCGCGTCGCGGATGCCTCCGTCATGCCGACGATCACGTCGGGCAATACCAACTCGCCGACGATCATGATTGCGGAAAAGGCTGCCGCCATGATGCTGGCGGCGCGCTGAGGGGAGGAGAGCGGCGATGAGCTATGAGACGATCGAGACCGAGCGGGACGGACGCGTCGCCCTTATCCGGCTGAACCGGCCGCAGGCGCTGAACGCGCTGAACATGCAGCTTGCGGGCGAGCTGATCGAGGCGACCGGCGGCTTCGACCGTGATCCCGGCGTCGGCTGCATCGTCGTCACGGGCTCGGAAAAGGCGTTTGCCGCCGGCGCTGACATCAAGGAGATGCAGGAGCGGACCTACGCGCAGATGTACGCGGACGACTGGTTCGGCCTGTGGGAGCGTTTCGCCGCCACTCGCACGCCCACGATCGCAGCGGTGAATGGCTTCGCGCTCGGTGGTGGTTGCGAGGTCGCGATGATGTGCGACATCGTGCTGGCCGGCGAGGGGGCGAAGTTCGGCCAGCCGGAGATCAATCTCGGCGTCATGCCCGGCATGGGCGGTTCGCAGCGCCTCGCGCGTCTCGTCGGCCGCTCCAAGGCGATGGAACTGTGCCTGACGGGCCGCATGATGGGCGCCGAAGAGGCCGAGCGCGCCGGGCTCGCGGCACGGGTCTTCCCGAAGGGCGAACTCGTCGAGGAGGCGATGAAGATGGCCGCGCTCATCGCCGAAAAGTCCAAGACCGCCGCCATGATGACCAAGGAGGCGGTGAACCGCGCCGAGGAAATCCCGCTCGCGGAAGGGCTGCGTTTCGAGCGTCGCCTGTTCCACTCCATGTTCGCGCTGCCCGACCAGTCCGAGGGCATGGCGGCCTTCGTCGAAAAGCGCAAACCCGACTTCAAGCGCGGTTAACGGAGCTCATTTCGAGCGCCACGCGCTCTCGATCTCGTCGAGGACCGCCGGGTCCTCGATCGTCGCCGGCATCGGATAGGGCTCGCTCTCGGCGATCTTCTTCATCGTGGCGCGCAGGATCTTGCCCGAGCGCGTCTTGGGCAGGCGGTCGACGACGACGACACGACTGAGGCTGGCGACGGCGCCGATGTGCTCACGCACTAGCGAGGAGACGCCGGAGGTCAAATCCGGGCCCTGGACGTTCGCTCCGCTCTTCAGCACCACGAAGGTGCACGGCGTCTCGCCCTTGATGTCGTCCCGCACCCCGATCACCGCGCATTCGGCGACGTCGGGATGGGTGGCGACGACCTCCTCGATCCCGCCGGTCGAAAGCCGATGCCCGGCGACGTTGATGACGTCGTCGGTCCGGCCCATGATCCACACATAACCGTCCTCGTCCACCATCCCGGCGTCGGCCGTCGAGTACCAGCCGGGATAGGCGTCGAGATAGGCGCTGCGCATCCTGTCCTCATCGTTCCACAAGGTTGGAAAGGCGCCGGGCGGCAGCGGCAGGCGGATCGCGACGGCACCGAGCTCGCCGCGCGGCTGGGGTTTGCCTGCCTCGTCGAGCGCCTCGACCTCCCATCCCGGCATCGGCACGCTCGCCGAGCCGTGCTTGATGGCCAGGCGCCCCAAGCCGACCGGATTGGCGGCGATGGGCCAGCCGCTCTCGGTCTGCCACCAGTGGTCGACGACGGGGCGCTTCAGCACGCGCTCCGCCCAGCGCACGGTCTCGGGGTCGGCGCGCTCGCCCGCAAGGAAGAGCGTCCGAAGCTTAGAGAGGTCGTGGCCTTCGATCAGCGTGCCCCCAGGGTCTTCCTTGCGGACGGCGCGGATGGCGGTCGGCGCGGTGAACAGCGCCTTCACGCTATATTCGGCGCAGACGCGCCAGAAGGCCCCTGCGTCCGGCGTGCCGACCGGCTTGCCTTCGTAGAGGACGCTCGTCGCCCCGCAGATCAGCGGCGCGTAGACGATGTAGGTGTGGCCGACGACCCAGCCGACATCTGATGCCGTCCAAATCACCTCGCCGGGGCCGATGTCGTAGATCGCGGGGAGCGACCATGCGCAGGAGACGAGATGCCCGCCATTATCGCGCACGACGCCTTTCGGGCGGCCCGTCGTGCCGGAGGTGTAGAGGATGTAGAGCGGATCGGTCGCCCTGACCGGCGTGCAGGGCCCCTCGCGGCCGGCGTCGATTTCGGCGATCGCGCGTGCGCGGCACTTCCCCCAGTCGTGGTCACGGCCCGCCGTCAGGTCGCACGGCTGTTGCGGGCGCTGGAGGATGATGCAGACGTCGGGCTTGTGGGCTGCCTCCTCAATCGCCTTGTCGAGCAGCGGCTTGTAGGCGACGACGCGCTTCGGCTCGATGCCGCAGGAAGCCGACACGACGACCTTCGGCTTTGCGTCGTCGATGCGCACGGCAAGCTCGCGCGCGGCGAAGCCGCCGAAGACGACGGAATGCACGGCGCCGAGGCGGGCGCAGGCGAGCATCGCGACCACCGCCTCTGGCACCATGGGCATGTAGAGGATGACGCGGTCGCCCTTCGTCACGCCGAGATCGGCCAGCGTCAGCGAGAAGGCCTGCACCTCGCGCAGCAGTTCGCCGTAGGTCAGGCGACGCTTCGTGCCGGTTACGGGTGAATCGTATAGGAGCGCCTCGCGCTGGCCGTGCCCGGCCGCGACATGGCGGTCGAGCGCGTTGTGGCAGGTGTTGCAAACGGCATCCGGGAACCAGCGGCCATAGACGCCGTCTTCGCTTGAAAAGGCGCGGGCGGGCGCCTCGATCCAGTCCACGGCCTTGGCGGCACGCAGCCAAAAGCGGTCAGGGTCGGCGCGCCAGTTCGCGTATGCGGTGCGATAGTCCATCGTGCGTGGCTCCTCCCAAAGCCGCATGCAGTAGACGAGCTCAGCCGTCCTCCTCGAGCCGCAGCAGCATCGTACCATCCTCGACCGCTTGGCCGGCCGCGACGAGAAGCTCGGCCACGATCCCGTCGCGCGGGGCCTTGATGGCGTGCTCCATCTTCATCGCATCCACGACGACGAGCGTCTGTCCCGCCGAGACCTCGTCGCCCGGCGATACGGCAACGAGCCGGACCGTGCCGGGCATGGGCGAGACGAGACTGCCGGCGCCTTGCGCTTCGCCCGCCGCGCCGGGCGCGTGCAGGCGGAAGTCGTGGGTGTCGCCGTCGAGGAAGAGGGTCAGGTGACCGGGCCGGCGTGCGATCGCCGGTTCGACGCGGCGGCCGTCGATGCGCAGGCGAGGGCGCTCGCCGGCCCGTTCCACGATGAGTTCCACGCGGCCAGCCGGTGTCTCGCAGGCCATGCGCCCATCCCGCTCCTCGACCGTGACGGTGAGGGCGGCGCCCTCGTCGTCGAAGAGGATTGCGGTTCGCCCGTTGCCGTAGGCTCGGAAGCCGCGCAGCGCGTCCCAGGGATCGACCGAGACCGCCGGCTTGAATGCTCCCGCCTCGAATGCCGCCACGAGCGCCCAGGCCACAGCCGGCTTTTCCTTCGGCGGCAGGAGGGAGGCGAGATCGCGTTCGATCAGGCCGGTATCCACTTCGCCGCGCGCGAAGCCCTCATGAGCAGCGAGGCGCGCGAGGAAGGCGGCGTTGGTGACGAGCCCGGCGACCTCAACCCGCTTGAGAGCGTCGTGCAGCTTGCGAAGCGCCGAGGCGCGGTCGGGGCCGTGGGTGATGATCTTGGCGATCATCGGATCGTAGAAGGGTGACACGGCATCGCCCTCCTCGACGCCCGTGTCGATGCGCGCATCGTCGGGGAGGCAAAGATGCGTCAGCCTGCCGGTCGCGGGCAGGAAGCCTTTCGCCGGATCCTCGGCATAGAGGCGCGCCTCGAAGGCGTGGCCGTCGATCGCCAAGCTCTCCTGCGTGAAGGGCAGGGGCTCGCCAGCCGCGACTTGCAACTGGAGTGCCACGAGATCGAGGCCGGTGATCGCCTCCGTCACCGGATGCTCCACCTGAAGCCGCGTGTTCATCTCCATGAACCAGAAGCCGTCCGGCGAAAGGCCGCCGGACCCATCGACGATGAATTCGATCGTGCCGGCCCCGGCGTAGCCGATGGCCTTGGCGGCGCGCACGGCGGCCTCACCCATCGCCGCGCGCATCTCCTGCGTCATGCCGGGGGCGGGGGCCTCCTCGATGACCTTCTGATGGCGGCGCTGGAGCGAGCAGTCGCGCTCGAAGAGATGGACCGCGTTGCCGTGCCGGTCTCCGAAGATCTGGATCTCGATATGGCGCGGGGCGGCGACGTATTTCTCGACGAGGCAGGCAGCATCGCCGAAAGCGGCCTCCGCCTCGCGCCGCGCGCTTTCGAGCGCGTCCGCGAAGTCTCGCGGGGCATCGACGCGGCGCATGCCCTTGCCCCCGCCGCCGGCGCGCGCCTTGATGAGAACGGGGTAGCCGATGCGTTCGGCCTCGGCGCCGAGAATGGCCGGGTCCTGCTCCGTGCCATGATAGCCCGGCACGACCGGCACGCCGGCTTCCTCCATCAGGCGCTTGGCGGCGTCCTTCAGGCCCATCGCGCGGATGGCGGCGGCTGAGGGGCCGATGAAGACGAGGCCCGCGGCCTCAACCGCCGCGACAAAGGCGGCGTTCTCGGAGAGGAAGCCGTAGCCGGGATGGATCGCCTGCGCGCCGGCCTGAAGTGCCGCCGCAACGATGGCATCCGCTCGCAGATAGCTTTCGGCGGCCGGCGCGGGGCCGATGCGCACTGCCTCGTCGGCCATGCGCACGTGAAGTGCTTTCGCATCCGCATCGGAGTAGACGGCGACCGTAGCGATGCCCAGCCGGCGCGCGGTGCGGATGACGCGGCAGGCGATCTCCCCACGATTGGCGATGAGGATCTTGTCGAACATCGTGCCGCTCACATCCGGAACAGGCCGAAGCGCGTGTCCGCGATCGGCGCGTTGAGCGCCGCCGAAAGCGACAAGCCGAGCACGTCCCTGCTCCTACGTGGATCGACGATGCCGTCGTCCCACAGCCGAGAGGAGGCATAGAGCGGGTGGCTCTGGCGCTCGAAGAGCTCGATCGTCGGGCGCTTGAACTCGGCCTCCTCGTCCGCGCTCCAATGCCCTCCGCGCCGCTCTATGCCGTCGCGGCGCACCGTCGCGAGAACGCCGGCGGCCTGCTCGCCGCCCATCACCGCGATGCGCGAGTTCGGCCAGGTCCACAGGAAGCGCGGCGAGTAGGCGCGCCCGCACATGCCGTAATTGCCGGCGCCATAGGACCCGCCGACGATCATCGTGAGCTTGGGCACCGAGGTCGTCGCCACGGCCGTGACGAGCTTGGCGCCGTGCTTGGCGATGCCGCCCGCCTCGTAGGCACGCCCGACCATGAAGCCCGTGATGTTCTGCAGGAAGAGCAGCGGCACCTTTCGCTGCGAGCACAGCTCGACGAAATGCGCTCCCTTCATCGCGCTCTCGGAGAACAGGACGCCGTTGTTGGCGAGGATGCCGACCGGCAGGCCGTGAAGATGGGCAAAGCCGCAGACGAGTGTCGGCCCGAACAGCGCCTTGAATTCGTCGAAGCGCGAGCCGTCCACGAGCCGCGCGATCACCTCGCGGATGTCGTAGGGGGTCCTGGGGTCGGCCGGCACGATGCCGGCGAGTTCGGCCGGGTCATAGGCCGGGGGCTCGGGCGCCTGCCGCTCCACCAGCCAGACCTTCGCCCGGTTGAGATGGGCGACGGCGCGGCGGGCAAGGGCGAGGGCGTGATCGTCGTCCTCGGCCAGATGATCCACGACGCCCGAGAGCCGGGCGTGCGTCAGCCCGCCGCCGAGGTCTTCCGCCGAGACGATCTCGCCTGTCGCGGCCTTCACCAAGGGCGGGCCGGCGAGGAAGATCGTGCCTTGGTCCTTCACGATGATCGTCTCGTCGCTCATCGCCGGCACGTAGGCGCCACCCGCCGTGCACGAGCCCATGACGACGGCGATCTGGGCAAGACCCCGCGCGGACATGTTCGCCTGGTTGAAGAAGATGCGGCCGAAATGGTCCCGGTCCGGGAAGACCTCGTCCTGATTGGGAAGGTTGGCGCCGCCGGAATCGACGAGATAGACGCAGGGCAGTTCGTTCTCGCTCGCGATCTCCTGCGCGCGCAGGTGCTTCTTCACGGTCAGGGGGTAGTAGGTGCCGCCCTTCACCGTGGCGTCGTTGGCGAGCACCATGACCTCGCGGCCCGACACGCGGCCGACGCCCGCGATGAGCCCCGCGCCGGGCACGGCGCCCTCGTACTGGCCGTGGGCCGCGAAGAGCCCGATTTCGAGGAAGGGCGAGCCGGGGTCGAGCAGCCGGTCGACGCGCTCACGCGGCAGGAGCTTGCCGCGTGCGACATGGCGCTTGCGCGCCTCCTCGCCGCCGCCTGCAAGGCTCGTCTCGGCGGCGGCCTCGACAGTGCGAAGTTGCGCCAGCATCGCGTCGCGATTGGCCGCGAAGTCCTGAGAAGCCGTCGAGACCATCGAGGCGATCACCGCCATCAGGCGGTTTCCTTGAAGAGCTCGCGGCCGATCAGCATGCGCCGGATCTCCGAGGTGCCCGCGCCGATCTCGTACAGCTTGGCATCGCGCAGGAGGCGGCCGGTAGCGTAATCGTTGATGTAGCCGTTGCCGCCGAGCGCCTGGATCGCCTGCAGCGCCGTCTGCGTCGCGGCCTCGGCGGCGTAGAGTATGCAGCCGGCGGCGTCCTTGCGGCTCGTCTCGCCGCGATCGGCGGCCGCCGCGACGGCGTAGACGTAGGCGCGGGCGGCGTTGGCGTTCACGTACATGTCGGCGAGCTTGCCCTGCATGAGCTGGAACTCACCGATGGGCTGGCCGAACTGCCGGCGCTCATGGACATAGGGCACGACCACGTCGAGACAGGCGGCCATGATGCCGAGCGGCCCGGCGGCGAGGACAATGCGCTCGTAGTCGAGGCCGCTCATCAGGACCTTCACACCGCCCCCGACTTCGCCAAGCACGTTGTCCACCGGCACCTCGCAACCGTCGAAGACCAGTTCGCAAGTGTTGGAGCCGCGCATGCCGAGCTTGTCGAGCTTCTGCGCGGTGGAAAAGCCTGCCATACCCTTCTCGACGAGGAAGGCGGTGATGCCGCGCGGGCCGGCGTCCGGGTCGGTGCGGGCATAGACGACGAGGGTGGAAGCGTCCGGCCCGTTGGTGATCCACATCTTGGTGCCGTTGAGGACGAAGTGGTCGTTGCCCTTGCGCTCGGCGCGCAGCTTCAAGGACACGACGTCCGAGCCCGAACCCGTCTCCGACATGGCGAGGGAGCCGACATCCTCGCCCGAAACGAGCCTCGGCAGGTATTTCGCCTTCTGTTCGGCGGTGCCGTTGCGGCGGATCTGGTTGACGCACAGATTGGAGTGCGCGCCGTAGGAGAGGCCGACCGAGGCCGAGGCGCGGCTGATCTCTTCCAGCGCGACGCAATGGGCGAGATAGCCGAGGCCGGCGCCGCCATAGTCCTCCTCGACCGTCAGCCCGAGAAGGCCGAGCTCCCCCATCTCGCGCCAGAGGTGGTTGGGGAATTCGTTCGAGCGATCGATCTCGGCCGCGTTCGGCGCGATCTGCTCGGCCGCAAAGCGCCGCACCATGTCGCGCAGCGCTTCCACCTCCGCGGGCAGGCCGAATCGCATTGTGGCGTCGAACATGGGCTCCTCCCTCGCATGTTCCGCTGGGGCGCCGGCCTCCCCGCCGTCGCCCTTCCGCGCCACGAGGTTTCGTCGGCGCGCGTGATGGTGTCAAGCTGCGCTCAGGGAGAGGCTACGGGGAGGCTTGTGAGGATGGATGCGACGGATCTGCGGATCTTGAGGGCGCTGCAGGAGGACCCGGAAGGCTCGGTGGAGGCGATCGGACGGGCCGCCGGCATCAGCCACACGCCGTGCTGGCGGCGCATCCGCCAGATGCAGGAGGCCGGCGTCCTGAAGGGGCGCCGCTACGTCATCGACGAGAAGGCCGTCGGCCTCACCGTCACGGTCATCACGATGGTGAAGCTCTCGAAGCACGACCAGAAGTCGCTCGACGCCTTCGAGAGCGAGGCGGCCCGGCTGCACGAGATCGTCGAATGCTACCTCGTGACGGGGCAGTACGACTTCGCGCTGACGATCGTGACGCGTGACATGGAGAGCTTCGAGATGATGCTGAAGACCAAACTCTCGAACCTGCCGCATGTGGCCGACATGAATTCCACCGTCGTCCTCCGTAAGGCGAAGACAGGTGGGCGTTTGCCGATCTAAGCGCCGAACGAGGATGGATTGGGCTCGTCGTTGCGAAAATAAGGATGTCCATCCTCACGCTCGCCGGCTTGTGACCGCAGATCGCAATGGCGCTCCTTTGAAACTGTTCTAACATTCTCCCTCGGGTGCCGCCCTGCGCGGTGCCCCGCGCAGGAACAGACGGGAGGCTGTGATGGCGGGCGAACTCGATCGCAAGTATTCGGCCGACGAAGGCCGGGTCTTCATGAGCGGCACGCAGGCTCTAGTTCGCCTGCCGATGGTGCAGATGCGGCGGGACCGCGCGGCTGGGCTGAACACCGGCACCTTCATCTCCGGCTATCGCGGCTCGCCGCTCGGCGGCTACGACCAGCAGCTCTTCAAGTCGCGCGCTGAACTCGGAAAGGAAGGCATCGTCTTCCAGCCGGGCATCAACGAGGACCTTGCGGCCACCGCCGTCTGGGGCTCGCAGCAGCTCGGCCTCTCCCCCGGCGCGCAGAAGGACGGCGTCGTCGGCATCTGGTACGGCAAGGGTCCGGGCGTCGACCGCTCGGGAGACGTCTTCAAGCACGCCAACGCCGCCGGCTCTTCCGCGCATGGCGGCGTCCTCGTCATCGCGGGCGACGACCACGGCGCCAAGTCCTCGACCGTGCCGCATCAGTCCGACCACGCCTTCATGGCGGCGGTCATTCCGATGCTCTATCCGTCCTCGATCCACGAATTCGTCGAGTTCGGCCTCCTCGGCATCGCCATGAGCCGGTATTCGGGCTGCTGGGTGGGGATGAAGGTCATTGCCGACACGGTCGAGACCACGGCCTCCGTGGACCTGTCCGGCGAGCACCGCGAGTTCGTGATCCCGACCGACTTCGAACTGCCGGCGGGCGGGCTCAACCTTCGCATTCCCGACGACCGCTGGAGCCAGGACAACCGACTCCAGACCTACAAGGCCTATGCCGCGATCGCCTTCGCGCGGGCCAACAAGGTGGACCGCGTCACGCTGGATTCGGTGGACGCGAAGCTCGGCATCATCGCCTCGGGCAAGGCCTACGAGGACGTGCGCCAGGCGCTGCGCGAGCTCGGCGTCGACGAGGACACGGCGCATCGCGCGGGCCTGCGGCTCTACAAGGTGGGCATGCCATGGCCGCTTGAGCCGGAGGGCGTTCGAGAATTCTCCGTCGGGTTGGAGGAGATCCTCGTCGTCGAGGAGCGGCGTGAGATCATCGAGAACCAGATCAAGCAGCAACTCTTCAACTGGCGTGCCGACGTGCGCCCGCGCATCATCGGCAAGTTCGATCACCACGACCGGCCGGTGCTTTCGCTCGCTGAGGAACTGACGGTCGGCACCGCTGCCATCGTCCTGGGAGAGCGCATCCTGGCGATGAGCCATCTCGACGAGGAGCATCGCGTCTTCATTGAGGAGCGCATCTCCCATTTCAGGGCGCTGCGCGATCGCACGAAGGCGCTTGAGCCGCCGGTCGCGCGCACGCCCTTCTACTGCTCGGGCTGCCCGCACAACTCCTCCACCAAGGTGCCGGAGGGCTCGCGCGGGCTCGCGGGCATCGGCTGCCATTACATGGTGACGTGGATGGGTCGCTCGACCGACACGTTCAGCCAGATGGGCGGGGAGGGCGTCGCCTGGAGCGGCATCGCGCCCTTCACCAAGGAGACGCACGTCTTCGCCAATCTGGGTGACGGCACCTACTTCCATTCAGGTCAGCTCGCGATCCGCCAGTCCGTCGCGGCCGGCGTCAACATCACCTACAAGGTGCTCTACAACGACGCCGTCGCGATGACCGGCGGTCAACATGTCGACGGCAATCTCGATCCCGCCAAGATCACCCACCAGCTCTATCAGGAAGGCGTGAGGCCGATCGTGCTTCTCTCGGAGAAGCCAGAACTCTATCAGGCGGCGATGCTCGCGCCGGGCGTCACCATTCGCCACCGCGACGACGTGGAGGCGGTGATGGCCGAGCTTCGCGGGACGCACGGCACCTCGGCCATGATCTACGACCAGACCTGCGCGGCCGAAAAGCGACGCCGCCGCAAGCGCGGGCTGATGGAGGACCCGGACAAGCGCGTCGTCATCAATCCGGCGGTCTGCGAGGGCTGCGGAGACTGCTCGGTGCAGTCCAACTGCATCTCGGTCGAGCCGCTGGAGACAGAGTTCGGCCGCAAGCGCCAGATCAACCAGTCCTCCTGCAACAAGGATTTCTCCTGCGTGAAGGGCTTCTGCCCGTCCTTCGTCACCATCGAAGGCGCGAAGCTGAAGAAGCGCGCGCCGGTCGGCGGGCCGGACGCGGCGCACATCCCGCCGCCGCTGGTGCCCGAACTCGTCCAGCCGGTGAATATCGCCATCACCGGCGTCGGCGGAACGGGAGTCCTGACGATCGGGGCGATCCTCGGGATGGCGGCCCATCTCGACGGCAAGGCGCCGATGCTGCTCGACATGGCGGGCCTTGCCCAGAAGGGCGGGGCGGTGCTCAGCCACGTTCGCATCGGCCGCACGGCGGATGAGGTGAGTTGCCCGCGCATCGTCGCCGGCAGCGCCGACGTCCTGATCGCCGCCGATGATGTCGTCGCGGCATCCAAAGATGCCGCGACGCTGCTCTCGCCCGAACGCACGCGCGGCGTCGTCAACACGCATCTGACGCCGGTCGCCCAGTTCGTGCGCGATCCGGACTTCGACTTTCGGCGTACGCTCGTTGGCAGCACGATCCGGCGATCCATCGGCGAGGGCTCCGATTTCGTGAACTTCACCGAGATCGCGGAAATCGTCGCGGGTGACGCCATCGCCACCAACATCATGATGCTCGGCTATGCCTGGCAGCGCGGGCTGATCCCGCTGACGCTCGCGTCGGTCACGCAGGCGATCGAGCTGAACGGCGTCGCGGTGAAGGCCAATCTCGACGCCTTCGCTTGGGGGCGGCTCGCGGCGGCCGATCCGCAGAAGGTCGCCGGCATCGTCGCGCCGCACACGGGGACGGCGAAGACCCTCGTGGACATGACGACGGACGAACTCGTCGACCAGCGCACCGCCTTCCTGACGAAGTATCAGGACGCGGCGCTGGCCGCGCGCTACCGCGCGATGGTCGGCGAGGCGAAGGCGTTGGACGAGCGTGCCGGTGCGAACGGGCGCATCTACCGGGCCGTCGCGCACAACTACGCCAAGCTTCTCGCCTACAAGGATGAGTACGAGGTGGCGCGTCTTCACACCGACGAAGCCTTTGCGCGGATGCTGGCGGAGGAGTTCGAGCCTGGCGGCCGTCTCGTCTTCCATCTCGCGCCGCCGATCCTGTCCGGCGAGGATTCCAACGGCCGGCCGAAGAAGCGCAGCTTCGGGCCGTGGATGATGACGGCGTTCCGCGTCCTCGCCAAGGGAAAGCGCCTGCGCGGCACCGTGCTCGACCCGTTCGGCTATTTCGCCGAGCGAAAGCGCGAACGCGCTCTGATCGAGGCCTACGAGGCCGATTTCGCGGCCATGCGCGCAGCGGATGCAGGCCGGGCCGATCTCGCGGCCGAAATCCTGTCGCTGCCCGAGGCGATCCGCGGCTACGGGCCGGTGAAGGCGGCTTCGATCGACAAGGCCGGGAAGCGGCGCGCGGAACTGATGGCGCTCTTTGCCGAGCGCGGGCGGGTGGAGGCGAAGGCCGAGCCTCTGGTGCCGGCTCAATAGCGGATCGGTTGACGGTGCGTCCCGGCGCTGAGGCGCGTGTGGGCCGAGACATTTTCACTGCCTCCATCCATATGCCCGTCATCGAGGAACGAGACGGGAGCGAGGAATGGACGGGCAGGAAGCGGATTTCATCCACGTCTTCGAGCCGGGGCGCGCGGACAAGCCGCCGCTGCTTCTCTTGCACGGCACGGGCGGCGACGAGCGCGATCTTCTGCCGCTCGGCCGCATGGTGGCGCCCAGCTTCGCGCTGCTGTCGCCGCGCGGCAAGGTGCTCGAGCAAGGAATGCCGCGCTTCTTTCGCCGGCTGGCGGAAGGCGTGTTCGACGAGGCCGACCTTATCCGGCGCACCGACGACCTCGCGGACTTCGTCGAGGCGGCGTGTGCCGAGCACGGGCTTTCGGCGCCAGTCGCGCTCGGCTTTTCCAACGGGGCCAACATCGCAGCGGC
Protein-coding sequences here:
- a CDS encoding indolepyruvate ferredoxin oxidoreductase family protein; this translates as MAGELDRKYSADEGRVFMSGTQALVRLPMVQMRRDRAAGLNTGTFISGYRGSPLGGYDQQLFKSRAELGKEGIVFQPGINEDLAATAVWGSQQLGLSPGAQKDGVVGIWYGKGPGVDRSGDVFKHANAAGSSAHGGVLVIAGDDHGAKSSTVPHQSDHAFMAAVIPMLYPSSIHEFVEFGLLGIAMSRYSGCWVGMKVIADTVETTASVDLSGEHREFVIPTDFELPAGGLNLRIPDDRWSQDNRLQTYKAYAAIAFARANKVDRVTLDSVDAKLGIIASGKAYEDVRQALRELGVDEDTAHRAGLRLYKVGMPWPLEPEGVREFSVGLEEILVVEERREIIENQIKQQLFNWRADVRPRIIGKFDHHDRPVLSLAEELTVGTAAIVLGERILAMSHLDEEHRVFIEERISHFRALRDRTKALEPPVARTPFYCSGCPHNSSTKVPEGSRGLAGIGCHYMVTWMGRSTDTFSQMGGEGVAWSGIAPFTKETHVFANLGDGTYFHSGQLAIRQSVAAGVNITYKVLYNDAVAMTGGQHVDGNLDPAKITHQLYQEGVRPIVLLSEKPELYQAAMLAPGVTIRHRDDVEAVMAELRGTHGTSAMIYDQTCAAEKRRRRKRGLMEDPDKRVVINPAVCEGCGDCSVQSNCISVEPLETEFGRKRQINQSSCNKDFSCVKGFCPSFVTIEGAKLKKRAPVGGPDAAHIPPPLVPELVQPVNIAITGVGGTGVLTIGAILGMAAHLDGKAPMLLDMAGLAQKGGAVLSHVRIGRTADEVSCPRIVAGSADVLIAADDVVAASKDAATLLSPERTRGVVNTHLTPVAQFVRDPDFDFRRTLVGSTIRRSIGEGSDFVNFTEIAEIVAGDAIATNIMMLGYAWQRGLIPLTLASVTQAIELNGVAVKANLDAFAWGRLAAADPQKVAGIVAPHTGTAKTLVDMTTDELVDQRTAFLTKYQDAALAARYRAMVGEAKALDERAGANGRIYRAVAHNYAKLLAYKDEYEVARLHTDEAFARMLAEEFEPGGRLVFHLAPPILSGEDSNGRPKKRSFGPWMMTAFRVLAKGKRLRGTVLDPFGYFAERKRERALIEAYEADFAAMRAADAGRADLAAEILSLPEAIRGYGPVKAASIDKAGKRRAELMALFAERGRVEAKAEPLVPAQ
- a CDS encoding alpha/beta hydrolase is translated as MDGQEADFIHVFEPGRADKPPLLLLHGTGGDERDLLPLGRMVAPSFALLSPRGKVLEQGMPRFFRRLAEGVFDEADLIRRTDDLADFVEAACAEHGLSAPVALGFSNGANIAAAMLYRRPETLAGAALIRAMTPFAQAPAAPLAGKPVLILSGDADPILPAENAARLAAALEGAGAAVSHHILPAGHGLTQADLKLTTEWMTRW